Sequence from the Miscanthus floridulus cultivar M001 chromosome 16, ASM1932011v1, whole genome shotgun sequence genome:
TTGATCGTCGATTCGTCcttgctagcagtagcagctgcaGCTCCCTTCAGTCCCTTCCTCATCTTGACCTTCTGAGCCCAGCCCAGGACGCCCTGCTGCACATGCTCGTTGAAGATCTCCTTCTTGTAGCAGCTCCCCATCTTTATGCACAAGGGAACAAAACGTTTAATCATCGAAATAGGAGTTTTGAGGATAACAGTCTGTATAAACAAACCACATGTGAAAGCTGACGCACCTGGGTTACAATTGCATACAGAGGTAGGGTGCTGTAGCTACATAGAAGCTGAATAACAACCCTGCAAGTACAAAGCGTGGATGCAAGTGTCAAGAGAACATATTGAGGTTTGCCTTTTCCTCATGGCATAAATGGACAATAAACTGGAGGCATTTGAAATGATTAAAATACCCGATGACAAGCCTCGGCACAATAAAACGAACTTGTCCCATGATGCATGAGTCGAATCCATAAGTGCTCTAGAAAAGATAAGGAGGGTCAACAATGTTGTTCGTGTTCAGTTATCACATCTCGGTGCAGTTTACGAATGATGCATCAAACTGCTTACCAGTATCCAGAAGAAAAATGCAATCTCAAATGCATTCtgaaagaggatgaagtggatcaGGTAAAGGATAATCCTAGGCTTGCCGAACCAGAAGTGTTCATCAGATGGTTTTACAATCACATCACCCTCGATTGCTGTGTGCTTCTCAGCTACATCATGGGCTAACTGAGCTATGACATGCTCAAGCTTAGTGCCAATAGCTAACAGAAGCTGCAAGAAGTAAAGAGCTGTCCAGTAAGCACCTAATACTGAATAGGTATGCAGTGGTCAAGGATCATCAACAGTTAATTATATTGTTCAGATTATGTGCAAAGCCCAGCCTATAATTAAAGCAAATGATTTATTTCATCATGACTTTGAGAAAATCAGTACACGGTAAAAGGGTACCAGGTTTAGTTCCCCTGTAAAGGCCAAGTTAAAATGGTCAAAAGTTAACATCAAGCAAGCAAGTATTGACATATGTCTCCAATGCAAGAGTTCATGGGTCCTTTTTAGCGATCTTCATAATTTAGACATTAGAGAAAACTAGATTGGCACTTTAAAACAACAAAACTTAAGCACTTACAAAAAGGGGAAGGAAAGCAATCCAAAAGTATGTGTGCCAGCCTGCAGGTTAATGGAACAAGTGGTAAGTTGTTCTCAGAAGCTTAAATACATACTGAAATATTACAACAGTACCTAGCTGCCTGTTGAACAGGACAAATTAACTCGTCATGCACAGACAGCGCGGGAAAATAGAAATAATGAAGGTCTTTTCTGTTAACAAAGGGTAGCTAAGTTTTACCGTTAACATTCAGCAATAGAAATATAACCACAAAGACCCACAAGTACCAGCTACAAGGGAATAGAAACAACACGGTTAAGTTTATTCACGAAAGAAGATTTGCATCAAACTTAATAAAAGAATATATAAACATGTGCGCCATTCTATGGATTACCTTATGCCTACTACTTTCTTAAAATCAGCCTCTAAAACCCTTACCATGTATCTATGGAAATCAAATTTTGGATTTCCAGGGCAGTGAGTCTGCAATGAGGGAAAAAAAAACCTTGTTTACAGGCCAGGAAAGAACTCAACATTAGCTTATCATTTGGGCCGATCCTTACCATGATAAAACCAAGACGCATTGTGGTGTAATCTGATTTAGATAATGATCTATAAAACTGCTTACCAAAAGAATGCTGAAAAAGAAAGGAAAGTGAATACAGTCTTTTGTAAAAAGTTCACCAATGGTAACAGAAAGCAATTACCATAAGATAAAAAATGTGTATGCAAACTTGACTAATAAACGAAGTTTTGCCACATACAAAAAGATagaagataaaagaatacatgaaacacattactTACCAGCCAACTCAATATTATAGAATCTTTGCCAATACCCTTAAAACGTTTCTTGATAAATTCATGATGACGTACATGGGTTACCTTCTTAGGCCCTGAAATTTCAGTCCATTTTATATACTAAAAAAAAGTGTTTCTTCTTTTACGAGCACAAATAAACATATCATAAAGAAAAAATATAAACATATCATAAAGAACACCCTTTTTATGATCCTTATTATAGAAGTACCAAAATGTACCACTAATTACAACTAGGGAGGCACCGACACCAAAATTTAGTCACTAGCACCAGAAATCAGTACCACATATACTAAATTTTGGTACCTCCCATGTTATAGTTTTGGTACCTTTTCAAGGAGCATAAAAGATCtcaaaaacaaaaaagctccttAAATCGATTTGCAGTCACACAAGAAGACTAAAAGACTACTTCAGATGCAAGTCTGGCACTGCAATAAAATATGAGTAATAAGCTAGATCCTGATACCATTTCCAGGAGCATCTTTTTGAATTCCATTCTCCCACTGTTTCCATTGGTGTATCTGAGTAATAAAATACAGTAAGAAACAGACAGCAAAAGTAGTTGCTGCTAAACTGCAAGGCATGCCAAAAGCTGCATACCTGTGCACCTCCTAAAAGCATAGTTGTGACGCTGAAAATAACATGTGTGATTGCCAGAACAAATATGAAAATGTGCAGCTGATGTATGGCTTCAAGGGACAGAAGTGGAACTTTTCCCTGTAAGAAATAAACAGTACAACTTAGATACACCATTAAAATTAAAACATTAGTAAGAAGAAACACCTCgattgatgaatctttctagcaCCATTTACTAGttaagagagagaaaagaaaggtATGAAGTTATCATCTATGCTAAAAAAGAAAGGTAGCAACAACTAAGTTGTAGGAAGGTTGTTTTCAATCTAGGACTACGCTAAAAAGGAGTAACATCTTAAGCAACCACGTGATGATAAAACACTTGAATGTTTTAACCAATCATGTGCTCATCTGATCTCCTCTAAAAAACATAGTACTGTAATCATCAATTTGAATTGTCTAAATAAATTCCTCATCTAACACAGATTAAAAGATTTATACTAGAGAAAGGCATCATGCCAACCCTCATTTTCTGTCAATGGTGCCAACTACTACCAAGTCGCATGTACCAGTCTCTCCACCTGAATTACAGTATTCCAACTTGGAAGCCAGCCCAAAGCGACAAACATAGAAAATTAGAAATTGACAGCAGAACATGGCTTCATCACGTTCTAAAACTGAAACAACATTAATCATGTTTAGTTGGTCTATCCAACATGTGTCATTCCAGCTATGGAGGTCTAACAaattatttggtggatgcaagtcAACATCATATCTTACTAATTTTCATCTAACCGACCGTCACGGCTCaaacaaacaacaacaacaacaacaaagcctttaagtcctaaacaagttgggataggctagagttgaaacccagcagaaacaatcaaggttcaggcacgtgaatagctgttttctaagcacttctatctaaggctaagtctttggctATATTACAtcttttcaagtctccttttattgcctctacccaagtcaacttcggtcttcctctgcctctcttcacgttactatcctggcttaagattccactacgcaccggtgcctctggaggtcttcgttggacatgtccaaaccatatcaaccggtgttggacaagcttttcttcaattggtgctacccctaatctatcacgtatattatCGTTCCAAACtcaatcccttcttgtatgactgcAAATCCAACTCAACATaagcatttccgcgacacttatctgttgaacacatcgtcttttcgtaggccaacattctacaccatacaacatagcaggtctaattactgtcctataaaacttgtcttttagcttctgtaTACTCTTTTGtcgcataggacaccagatgtttGACGCCACTTCATCAAACAAAGACAAAAATAATTGCAATGGACGCCAAAATTCCAATTCCAAGAGTCTGATCACCTTCTTCTGGCAGTGCTCAGCCCCAGCAGCGCCTTCACTCAGCAGGCGCCTGCCGATCCTGCCAAGGGTCCCGACAGCAACGAAATGCTCCGTGGTGGCGGTCTCACCGGCCTTTTCATCTGGCTTCTCGCATGGCAGCATGTGGAATGTCCAGTGTTCAGGGATGCATGTCCTCTGGATCATCCCCTGGAACACCGTCAGCAGCAGGGAGATGAACCCCAGAAGCatcagctctgcatcacacaaaGACAAAGAGCTAAAGTTTGTGTGGTAAACATCTTAATTTATCTTGTCCGGAATCATagaggaaaggaaaggaaaggaagacGAAGATTTTGCAACAGGCCCATTGGTTTAGGCATCGCAGACCTTGAGAAAGTTGCATCTTTTTGCCGTTAAATCACAAAAGTTTTTTCTGAGATGATTTTTAGTGTGCAATAGAGAACCAACCATCACAATCAAACATTCTTTGAACCAATCACCCGGTTTCAAGGAAACCCATGAAAGAAAAATAACACAAATTTTTGAATCAAAAGTTTTCTTAATAAAAAATAAAGATTTCTTTGTCATCCTCTTCTCCAGAGGACAACCAATCACCTGTGtttgttataaaaaaaacaatcaCCTGTGTTCTTAGTAACAATCAAACCATTTGTGCATGCAATACTCCTACGATAAGCGTCGGAGCGAaacaagatggagaagaaatgGGGGCACCTTCTTTGACCTTGAGCAGCGCCTCGAAGAGCGGCTTCTGGTTCTTGTTCTTGAGCATCTGCAGGACACGACCCAGGCCGGTCTCCCAGATCAGCGCCATGGACGACGACGGCGTATCGAACAGAATGGCCGAGTGATTCCAGGAAAACAGAGCAGTGGTCGCATCGCATGCATACACACCTTGCCGAGGTAGTGGAGGCATCGCTCGGCGACGAGCGAGAGGAGCACGATGAGCGAGCAGACCGCCGCGACGATCCACGTCGGTGTGaactccagcgccgccgcctcgcccTCGGCCGCCATCGCCCGTCAGCCCCGCTCCGGCCTCCCTTGCCCCCCGCAGAAAGCGTCGAAATAAAGGGCTCGCGTGTCCCACGTGAACCGTCTCGCCGCTCCCGGAAGGAAACGCTCGGGCGCGGCGGGGCTGGTCGCGCGCGGAGGCGGAAATGGAAGGAGCGGCGCTACGCGCTAGGAATTTCTACTTTCCTACTAGTACTGGAAGCTGAGAACTGAGGAACTGCTCCAGTCCAGGCTAAGAGTGAGAACTGAGAACAGCCGCGGCGCTCCACCGACCACCG
This genomic interval carries:
- the LOC136512645 gene encoding MLO-like protein 1 isoform X1; amino-acid sequence: MAAEGEAAALEFTPTWIVAAVCSLIVLLSLVAERCLHYLGKMLKNKNQKPLFEALLKVKEELMLLGFISLLLTVFQGMIQRTCIPEHWTFHMLPCEKPDEKAGETATTEHFVAVGTLGRIGRRLLSEGAAGAEHCQKKGKVPLLSLEAIHQLHIFIFVLAITHVIFSVTTMLLGGAQIHQWKQWENGIQKDAPGNGPKKVTHVRHHEFIKKRFKGIGKDSIILSWLHSFGKQFYRSLSKSDYTTMRLGFIMTHCPGNPKFDFHRYMVRVLEADFKKVVGISWYLWVFVVIFLLLNVNGWHTYFWIAFLPLFLLLAIGTKLEHVIAQLAHDVAEKHTAIEGDVIVKPSDEHFWFGKPRIILYLIHFILFQNAFEIAFFFWILSTYGFDSCIMGQVRFIVPRLVIGVVIQLLCSYSTLPLYAIVTQMGSCYKKEIFNEHVQQGVLGWAQKVKMRKGLKGAAAATASKDESTINADSAGPSVKIEMGKAGEDVEVVGNTG
- the LOC136512645 gene encoding MLO-like protein 1 isoform X2, which produces MLKNKNQKPLFEALLKVKEELMLLGFISLLLTVFQGMIQRTCIPEHWTFHMLPCEKPDEKAGETATTEHFVAVGTLGRIGRRLLSEGAAGAEHCQKKGKVPLLSLEAIHQLHIFIFVLAITHVIFSVTTMLLGGAQIHQWKQWENGIQKDAPGNGPKKVTHVRHHEFIKKRFKGIGKDSIILSWLHSFGKQFYRSLSKSDYTTMRLGFIMTHCPGNPKFDFHRYMVRVLEADFKKVVGISWYLWVFVVIFLLLNVNGWHTYFWIAFLPLFLLLAIGTKLEHVIAQLAHDVAEKHTAIEGDVIVKPSDEHFWFGKPRIILYLIHFILFQNAFEIAFFFWILSTYGFDSCIMGQVRFIVPRLVIGVVIQLLCSYSTLPLYAIVTQMGSCYKKEIFNEHVQQGVLGWAQKVKMRKGLKGAAAATASKDESTINADSAGPSVKIEMGKAGEDVEVVGNTG